Below is a genomic region from Pleurocapsa sp. PCC 7319.
TTTTGAAAGACTCAGCCAACAAGCAGATCGCAGTGTTGCCAAAGTTAAGTGTCTGCCTAATATTAATAATCAAGGACAACCAGAGTTAGGTTGGGTGAGTATCGTAATTGTTCCCAACAGCAAAGAAACTAAACCCTATCCTTCTCTACAACTAAAACAACGAGTTAAAACATATCTGCAACAGCGAACGACGAATCTCGTCACAGTCCCCAAACGGCTTGATGTCAGGAGTCCAGTATATGTCGAGATTGCCATAAAAACTCAGATTATCGCGATCGCTTTCGATCTAGTTCCAGAGGTGGAACTAATGGCAAAACAAAGACTAGATGCCTTTCTTCATCCTCTGACGGGAGGAGATCGAGGTCGGGGCTGGGCATTCGGGCGATCGCCCTGTAAATCAGATTTTTACGCCTTGTTAGAGTCAATTCCTGGTGTCGATCGCGTTGATTCTCTTTCTCTAGTTTCTGCCAATAACAGAGCAATTACCGTCCCTGACTACGCCTTAGTTTCTACTGGCGAACATCAAATTAAAGTAACTTCGACCTGGTAAACACAGTTAATAACGAGGAAGAGGGGTCAGGGGTTAGGGGGTGGGTGATAGGGAAAAATTTAATTTCTGTTCTCTAAAGCGCGAATTAAAGCGGATAACAATCTACCTACTGATCTCTATAGGATTTTATTTCCATTTCTCTTCTCAATGATTTTCTCTATTTTCCACCCCCTCATCCCCAACACCTAACACCTAACACCTAACACCTAACACCTAATCCCATGACCCTCCCACTCCCCCAACTAGATAACCAAACATTTGAAGAATTAGTAGCAGAGGCGCGGAAATTAATTCCCCGTTATGCTCCTGAATGGACGGATTACAATATCCACGATCCTGGTATTACCTTCATCGAATTGTTTGCTTGGCTGACCGAACTCCAGCGTTACTATCTCGATCGCGTTAGAGATGAAAATTACCTCAAATTCCTGAAACTTTTGGGTATAAAACTCCAAGATGCTCGTCCAGCTAGCACTGATGTCACTTTTTACTTTGTTGAGCGGCAGATGTTGACACCAGTTATAGTTCCCCAGAGAACAAAGCTCGTTACTCAAGAAGAGATGGTTTTTGAGACAGACACTTCTATTTCACTCGTTTCCACCCAAATAGATCAGATTATTCGTTCTTCTGCCACAGGACTTAAAGAAAACCTTGATAGCGATCGCACGAAAGGACTGTGTTTCTCTGCTTTCGGTGAAGATGCCGAGGTGGGTAGTTCTTTATCTTTGGGGTTGGAGCCTATTTATCTTTTTGACTGGGATAAAGTAGCAAGCTGTGAAGAAAACGCAGATACCGAGCGACTGAAACAATATTTAGATCGGTATTTAGATATTAATTGGGTTAAAAATCTAGGCAATCGCAATATTTATAAAATTGATGAAGGTAAAACTATTTTAATTATCTATGGCGATCAGGAGTTAACTTTAGATTTAGATCGATCACATCAACAAGTTAAAATTACTGGTTCGGGCATAAGGGAATCTATTTATTTCTTTGCCAGCGAAGAAGAAGACAAGCTATTTATCTACGCTCAACCATTTTCCATTAATCAAAAAATTCCTTTAACTTTTAACCTGTTTGAAAATTATCCAGTACCTAAAGGCAAACATCGAGAAGAACCTGTTGATTTTGTCCCCTCGGTTGTTTTGCGGTGGGAATATTACAGTACGGCTGGGTATTGGCGATCGCTAGAAATAGAGCGAGATGAAACCCAGATGCTGTATCAAAGCGGACGGGTTTGGTTTCGTGTTCCTCTCGATCTGAAAGTGAGAAACATCTTCCCTTTTGCCGAACAATTATACTGGCTGCGAGTTACAGTAGAACGCTCTGAATACGAACTACCGCCCAAAATCAATTCGATTGCGCTAAATACGATTTCTGCATCTGGGGTCAATACTCTAGCAGAAATCATAACCCATTCTAGTAATGGCGATCGCAGACAAACATTTCCCTCTTCTTATTTAGTTTTAAAAGGCGACAATATTCTGCAAGTAAAAATGTCCTATGAAGACTGGAGAGCTAAATTAGGTCATGAGTTAGACGAAACGGAAATACAAGAACTTATAAAAATCGAATATTGGCAAGATTGGTACGACTATGAGTTAGATAAGACAGAAAATTCAGAATTTATCCCTATTACCTTCAGAGAAGACATTCCCCCTAGAGAAAAAGATAACGTTCGAGTAGTTTCTGTTGCCGAATCAGACAATTTTCAGAGATCGTTCCACAGTAATGGCTTACCCTATCAAACTTTCTCCCTCAAACAATTTCCCATTGTTACTACAACATTCAAAATTCAAGTTAAAGAGAAAATAGATAACGAATACTACTGGCGAGATTGGATTCGGGTTAATGATTTTGATGCTTCCGGGTCGCAAGATAACCATTACATTTTAGAAGCTCAAAAGGGTGAAATTTGTTTTGGCGATGGAGTTAATGGCAAAATTCCCCCCCCAGACAACCAAGACAACATTCGCGTTATTTCTTGTCAGCTTGTTCGAGGAGAAAGAGGAAATATAGAAGCCAATGCGATCAACACAATTTACAATCCCGTATCTGGCTTATTAGGTAAAGAATTCATCACCATTAACAACGATCGCGCAGCTACTGGAGGAACTAGCCATGAATCCCTAGCCACAGCCAAACGACGTATGAGACAAGAACTAAAGACAAGCGATCGCGCCATTACGGAACAAGATCTAGAGCAATTAGCTATAAATACCCCTGGGCTGCGCGTTGCCAGAGCCAAAGCTATTGTATCCTCCAAAGATGAACCAAGTTCCTTGATTAAAGTTGCGATCGTCCCTTACAGCGAAACTCCAATACCAACCGAGCCAAGTGAAGGATTTTTAAAAGCTATTCGGCAACATCTCAATAAACACAGATTAATTACTACTCAAATTGAAGTCATTAAGCCTCATTTCGTTGAGATAAGTGTTAAAGCGGTAGTGCGTATTTATCCCGAACATAACCCCGAACAAACTCGCCAAAAAATAGAACATTGCCTCACTCAGCAATTTTTAAATCCCCTAACTGGAGGAGATGAAGGCAAAGGCTGGAGTTTTGGGCGTACTGTTTATCGTTCA
It encodes:
- a CDS encoding putative baseplate assembly protein encodes the protein MTLPLPQLDNQTFEELVAEARKLIPRYAPEWTDYNIHDPGITFIELFAWLTELQRYYLDRVRDENYLKFLKLLGIKLQDARPASTDVTFYFVERQMLTPVIVPQRTKLVTQEEMVFETDTSISLVSTQIDQIIRSSATGLKENLDSDRTKGLCFSAFGEDAEVGSSLSLGLEPIYLFDWDKVASCEENADTERLKQYLDRYLDINWVKNLGNRNIYKIDEGKTILIIYGDQELTLDLDRSHQQVKITGSGIRESIYFFASEEEDKLFIYAQPFSINQKIPLTFNLFENYPVPKGKHREEPVDFVPSVVLRWEYYSTAGYWRSLEIERDETQMLYQSGRVWFRVPLDLKVRNIFPFAEQLYWLRVTVERSEYELPPKINSIALNTISASGVNTLAEIITHSSNGDRRQTFPSSYLVLKGDNILQVKMSYEDWRAKLGHELDETEIQELIKIEYWQDWYDYELDKTENSEFIPITFREDIPPREKDNVRVVSVAESDNFQRSFHSNGLPYQTFSLKQFPIVTTTFKIQVKEKIDNEYYWRDWIRVNDFDASGSQDNHYILEAQKGEICFGDGVNGKIPPPDNQDNIRVISCQLVRGERGNIEANAINTIYNPVSGLLGKEFITINNDRAATGGTSHESLATAKRRMRQELKTSDRAITEQDLEQLAINTPGLRVARAKAIVSSKDEPSSLIKVAIVPYSETPIPTEPSEGFLKAIRQHLNKHRLITTQIEVIKPHFVEISVKAVVRIYPEHNPEQTRQKIEHCLTQQFLNPLTGGDEGKGWSFGRTVYRSEVYQAIANSTEAVDCVENLKLIVVNPSQKIKVDRAGNIPLVTHSLVYSTKHQIEIEV